The DNA window AGCAGCCACATAAATTAGACAACGATAAATCCGTAACGAAGGTACGCACGGGAGATGGCCCACGGAGAGTCGGCATCCACTCCTCAGTCTCCAGGTTGAAAGAAGCTATGCTGCCACGCTCAAAACTTGAGTGGAGATAGCTGAATTCAGGATATATCAAGAAATGCACCACTCCATCCACGACCACACATTTCATCTCCTCCACAATCGAGGACTTCCTGCACATAGCACCATCTATACAGATAAGGGAGGGAGGCCTAGGCATTTCCCTCCACACTCCATGGTCGCTGCCGTCGGCGCCAATGGTGATCACCTCGCAGACCTTATATTTGGGGCCAAAGGAGCAGCGGGTGATGCGGAGTGCCTTGTACTCTCCAGTGGTGGAGACCCGGCCGAATGCATTCCTCTCCACAAGGCCACAGGGAGAGAACGAACCGCTCGTCCGGCCCGTTCCCCATGTACTCCGAGTGGCAATCTGGCAACGCCAGAGCAGCACCGGTGGCCGGGTTCAGCACCCAGAAAGCCATGCGCCGGTACCTGCACGCGACGCGGACGAGGTCGAGGCGAGTGCCAAGCACGCCGACGCCGTCCTCGGGTCTCGGCATCCGCCTCACGAGCTCGCCGGACAGATCCACGATGTCGACGTTGTGGACATGGTTGTCGTCGCGGTGGGCGAAGGCGAGGAGCGGCTCCCGGTGGCGGGCCCTGTGGGCAGCGATGAAGGCCCGGTCGTAGGTGAGGGACCGCCAGGTGGGGCTgacggcgcggaggcggcagaGCTCCTTGGCTGAGAGACGCAGCAGGATCTCGCTCAGCGCATCCAGGAGCAGGTCGCCGGagttggaggcggcggcgcgcagcttCGCCATCGCTGCCATCGAGGGTTTGGTGAGCAAGGGCACCAAACTGGAATCCAAAGGGGGGAAGGCGTAAGAGGTTTTACCGGGAGTGGCAGGTGGGGCGCAATTGTCGGAGCAAGCAGGCTCAGACGAAGGTGACTGTCGCCGGCGGATCAGCGGGGCAGGCGAGCTCGGCCGGAGGTGACGGTCGCCGCCGCTGGCGGCCGGAGATCGGCAGAGCGGAGGGTGACCTCGAGCACGACTAGGGCGGCTGTCTGATGGGGAACAAGCAGCGTGGAGAGCACCGAGCCCAGGACGGCCCAACAAAAGGAGTTGCTCAGCCCACGAACTGACGTGTtgcttttcttttttattttttatgtcctataattaatttcaccaccccCACAGGCACAGTAATTAAGCTGCCAAACTACACACATAAAACAttgccttctcctcgatagCAACTTTTTATGAATTACGATCGAGATAACAAACCCAAAACCACGATCAAGATAACAATAATCACTGGAACATTTGATTTTTTTTCATTCCGCTTCTCTTTTTTCACTTGCTGATGCCTTCCTCGGCGTGCCACCGTTCCCGCAGCATGTCCGCGTACGCCTCCACCCAGCCCACCTCCGGCGCCACCGGCCTCACCGCCTCGCTCCCGCCGAACCGCTCCGCCCACGCCGCCAGCCTCGGCGTCCGCGCCGCTTCGATCAGCGCCACGCCGGCCACGGCGCGCAGCGCCTCGAGCCAGCTGAGGAACGACCCGAGCACGATGTCGAGGTACCCGATAGCGTCGCCGCCGAAGAACCGGCGCCCCTCCCCGTCCCCGAGGACGTCGCGCTCCAGCCAGTCCAGAAGCTCGGCCACCGGCGCTGCCGCCGTGGCCCTCCCGTGGATCGTGGCGCCCAGAAGCGCTGCGCGGCGCGGGCGTAGGGGTCGGCGCGGAGCAGGCTGGGCGTGCCCCGGAACGTGTCGTCGAGGTAGTGGAGGATGACGGCGGACTCACAGACGGGCCTGCCGGCGTGGAGGAGGACGGGCACCGCCTTGTGGACCGGGTTGGACGCGAGGAGGAGGGCCCTCTTGGCGGAGAGGTCCTCATGCACGTAGGCGTAGCGCAGTCCCGTGAGGTTGAGCGCGACGCGGACGCGCATCACGAACGGGCTCACCtggcggcgcgcggcgaggAGGGTCAGCTCGCTGCCGCAGACTTCttcatcttctcctcctccggccatcGACGGAGCTTCCTCCCGGTCCCGGCACCGTTGACGACGAGGGGAGCTTTAGAATTGTAGCACACAGCTAGTGCGTCTCCGCATCACAACTCACAAAGCTAACTTTCGGAGTATgtatgtgtgtgtatatataaaATTATTAGCAAAAGAGCATAGTAGGTGATGCATTATTATTGTTGTCCTTTCACCAAAGAGATAAAAAATGAAATAGAGATTAGTGTATGGGTCAGTGGAGTGCTTGGCCTTAGTGGCAGGGCGTCATTGTCAATGGCAAGTTTCATTTCGTTGTTTTCAATAGTGCTATATTATCTAGAAACAATTTCGTTTAGGTCCCGTTCAGATCTTTAGAATTAAATTCtattctaataattataatttaaatataaattaattaagctAATATAGTTGTATgtgtaatatatttttatattattgTTGGCCAAGAGATACTTATACACCGCACTTCTGTTATAGAAAAGCGAATCGAAGAGTATAACATATAACGTATATTAGAAACATAACATGATAAACTATAGAATCAATTTTCATCTTCTACCCCTATAAATTTAAGCTaagtttatatatatacttgtaaAGTTGTGGATTGCCGTAGTTTAAGACAAATAATCTTAAGTAGATTCTAATTTCTCAAGATGAAGGGATCCAAACGGGGTCTTAATGAACATTTTATTTTGATGTTTCATAGGTATTCGTGGTATTTAATTCATGCATGAAGTGGAACTGTTTAGTTGGACACGGGACTGGATGAAAAAAAACTCTAGCTCTCAATGGATATGTGGAAGAGTTTTAGTGTGTTAGACTGGATGAAAAGAAACTCTAGCTCTCAATGGATATGTGGAAGAGTTTTAGTGTGTTAGAAACTATGTGAACCAGATTTCATCTAGATGAAACTGATTTTATCTCGTAACTTATTTTATCTCTCTCCTCATGATTTATTTGTTACCAACCTCCGTTGTCGAATACTTATCACTTTTGAGCACTTTATTTATTTCAAAATATTTGGCACTTCACGCTTCCCGAAACATGATTTTCTATTTTGTCCTCACAAGAATATTATAGGAATATTCTAGAAATACTAAAAAATACCTTTACAAGGGTATTTTGATCATTTCATGCTTAAAAGGTGAATTGTCTTAGTATTTGTGTCTTGGTCAAAGTTGCCAAGTATTTGGAAACGGAGGGGGGTTTGTCATTAAATTTGCTGACGTGTCGGGCCACCACGCGCGTGCGGGCGAGGCGAGACCAGAAGCACGTGCGGTGCAGTGCGGCCCGACGTGCTCACGCGCCGTCCTGCGCAGAATGGTGAGGGACTGCTGATCTGAGTGCTGGACCGTTCTGGGTTTTGGCCCAGTTCGATCCGCTAGGGTGTATTAGGTGGGCTGATCTGAGTGATGGGTCTCGGCCCAAGTTACTTTAGAATTTAGCTTTAGGTTTTGCTATAATTCAAATCTATTCAGTTTAAATTTGAACCCAGTTAAAAATTCAAACTTCACCTAGAAATTCCAAATAAATTCGGATAAATCCAAATCACTAGTGCACTTATGCTTAAATCCTTTTGACGCATAATTGTTATTACTAGGAAGGAAGATAGGAAGACAAGCATTTAACTTATATTTTTGAAACAATTTCATGGCTTCACTCACAAATAAAAACTTCAAAATTAGGCATTTTGCACAATAAAGCTCCACCAAAATATGGAATGTTACATGAATAGTCACCAATATGAAAGAAGAAAAGACACATCAGCCATACAATCATGCTGAGATTTCAGGCCTgaaggcaaaaaaaaaaacctgAAAGAAGCAAAAGCGCATGAGCCAAACATTAAAGCTGAGATTTCAGGCCTGCAAATAAATCAGTCACCTGTATGTACTCCCTTAATTTAACTCCCAAGTTCCAACTGCAACAACCGCAGGAATATTCAGCTACAGAAATCCTGGAGATGCTACGATACTAAGGATgtgtttggcagagctccatCTGATTCTAATTTTCTATGGGAGCTGATTCTATATGAGAAGATATTCTGTAGCTAAAAATAATTCTCTTTGATTATTTAGCATAAATTTTTTAAAAtcaggatggagaatcacttcaATCAGGAGAAGCTACTTTTCAGCTTCTAGTCTCTTAGGACCTGTTAGGTATGGCTCCAACTCTGTCTGAATCAGCTCCACTCCAAAACTCCAGCTGGACCTGGCTCTGGGTGGAGTTAGAGCTAGCTGGATGGGGTATTTGGCATGGAGGGTGCCTCAAGCTCGAGAAAAGAGAATTTTGAGGATGGATTATCCTTTTTGCCCCTAACTCATAGCCCCACATGTCATCCTCTCGATCCGTATCTCCTTCTTCCTCGGGACGCCGGCCGCCACATATGAAATCGAGCGCTCGTAGCCTCGTGCAGCCGAGAAATTTGCAATTTAGCCATTCTCAAAAGTAGACTTCACTATAATACCATCAAATTTTTAGATTTCGCCTAGATGCTATTATGAACAATGCCTTCCCCTACAATGCCTTCTCTCCCTTTTTCtaattcattttataatttcaCCTTTTTTTTACCACATGAATTGACCGTTATGCTCTCTTCGCACCCACTCTTATCCGCTCGGTCGCACGCACGTCATGACCGACAGCAAGCGCCGCCGCGCTCGCAACCCCACGGTCGGTGGGCCtcgctgcagcgccgccgctagGAGACAATCCCGTCCCCGAGCTCCCGTCCTTCTTCTCTCAAGTCTCCGTCGCTGCCAGCTTCTCCACCTCCGCCGCGGGCACGGGCTGGACGGAGATGGCCGGCACGGCGGCGACAGGACGGATGGCAGCTCCTACCTCGTCGTCCCGTTCAGCTGCTCCTCTCTCCAACCATGCTCTACCTGTTCCGAACCGGGGGCCCAGGTGCTCGAGGTGACCGTCGACCCGGCTGCTTGCGTCGATCCAGCTGCCTCTTTCCTGTTGTTCTCGTGCGGACCCGAGTTGGAGGAGACGAGCCGAGGAGGATGCGGATGAGGACAGGGACAAGAACATCACGAAAGCCTTGACTAGCTGATTTGATATTGGAATCACAAATATCAATATCATCAGTAGCAGTTTCTCTGCACGACTTTATCGTATCTTGCAGcatgtcgccgccgccgcgtctcCCGGAACTTGGTCCGCCCCGCGTGGCgcttggccgccgccgccggggatgGAGGCGCGACGGTGGAGGGAGCTGTGGCCGGCGACGGAGGCGTGACGGCGGAGGGAGCTGTGGCCGGGGAGGAGAGCcacgggcgccggcggcgcgggagggggGCTCGGGACGGGAGGCAGTCGTGGGGGGCTGCGGAAGGGAAAAACAAAAAATCGTTTTTTCCGTAATAAGTGCCAATTTACAACTCCTATATTCGAGCTCTTTGAGTTGCAAAAGAGGTGCTCCAAAATTTCAAGTTTATTTGAACTTGAACTCCAGAGTTTTGGAGTTAGGGTGTGTGGCTAAAAAATTATTTGGAGTTGGTAGAGTTCAACTCCAAAATTATACCAAACATACCCTTAGTTCATTTCACAGAATCACTAGAAAATTATTTCTCTCTAAAATAAGAGAAAAATTATTTGATAAAGCTCCCGTTGGATCCGAACTCTGCGAAACGCAGACTAATATAATTAAGCCCCGGCCCTCCGTCTTCCGTACACCCCTTATTAACGAGTGCAGTGACGCACCATGCACGCTGCGCTTGCATTGGAATTCCGTTTGGCTGACCTAGCTTCTTGATCCTGTTGATTGATCTGGGGGTCTCACCTCTGACCAGACACTCGATTGACCAACCCTGCCTTGTTCGGTGATGCATCCTCCCCAATGCACTCATCACTAGAGAGCATGCATTGCAGTAGGACAGTACCACCTGTTGATTGAGGCACTGGGATTGTATTGTATCCGACGAAAAGCGCCACCTGCGATTCCTGTTGCGGCATGGAAGGAAGAGTAGAAACAGCAGACAAAAAGTTAGGTTTGCCGGTTGCAGTTCAACACTTACCGAGAATGCAGGCAAGAATAGCACTATGTATGTTAAGAAAGAAAGGTCGATTTGATTTGATTTGTGCCATTTCACTCTGTCGTCGGACTATTCTTCGCACATCTAGGCTGGGATGTATACATGCGGTAAGAAAACCCGATCcaggaagaaaaaaaaggatggGGCAAGGATTATCTGACTGAAGCTTGTCTTTGTCAGCTGTAGTACTACTGTATACTAAGCGAAAACGGATGCTCCTGCCTTCGTTAGTTCGCTATGCGTCTTCCCCGGTCCTCATCTTTGCAAGTATTTTCTTTTCTGTGTTTTCGATGAGATCAGATTAGTGCGATCATGCCAGTACAGTTGAAATCTAGCATATATATGATAGTTGACATTAGTTACTCGCGTTAGTAATAGAAACGACTTTGTTTTGCATGCATCATTTGAGAGGGTGGTTGAGAGTATAACGGTACGGTCTTAGTATATAGTCGACGATGGCTAGCTTTTGCGCCTCACAAGTAATGCATTTTCTAGATAGTGAACCATGCATGGTTGCTCACCACAATCCATCACCACCGCCCAATAGAAACTTAAGGGTTCAGCAGTCTTTGGTTGCAATAAACAAATAAAAGAAGTCCTTAGGCTGACCGCAACTTTGAAGGCAAGAAGCAACTATCAATTTCACAACTAATAAGGTCAGAGGATTATATTCCATCAAGATTCCAACCGTGGGTTTTAGTTCCTTCAAGTCTAGAAAAAGTGTGGATGATCTATATATCATTTAGCATTTCTTCCTTTTGAGAGCATCGATCGATCAACAAAATTATACAGGTTGACAGGTATAGATGTTAAAAATTTGGGTAACTTTTAACACCAAGAAATGTTGAGTTTCATTTTGGTCTAGCTTGTGTAAAAAAAACCATGGTGATTCATATGAACCGGGCCTTCAACTGGTATCAAGTTTCTTTCTGCAAAATAATTGTATGGACTTACTAATATGCAAGTAAAAATGCAAAAGAAATATGATTTTGATTTACCGATTAACCAAGTTAACCAAGAAATCATTAAAAAGACTATGGATGCCCAAGATTCCTAGCTACTGATGGTAACATAGATATTGTTGGTCTTTTAGTGCCCCAAATTTCAAAACAAAGATTTGAGCCTCAAGAAGAAAAATTCTAAAAAAATTACCATAACAGACCAAGATCCTAAGATCACAATGTGTTCAATCAAATCTATATTGTGGCCATTCATTAAACGAATAAAATAAAGATTTACAATATCGATTAATTTCCTGAAGTTTGGGACATTGGATCCCATACATGTTGTGCTTTATATACCAGCCATGAAGAAGCATTAATTGCAGATGAAACAACATGATCATGAATACAATTCGGGGCAATCTATTAActtttttgttgtttttcatGGTATGTACACCGGCCCTGTCACCCTGGATCTCAATTATGAATCAATCATGACTGATTTTATTTTCCAACAAAAAAATATGGCACAGGGAGTGGTTTATTGTACAGGTAGAAGCAATATCAAATTAACAGTTTTATTGATGTGGAAAAATAGATCAATTGATCATAAATAGCCGATAAACAAATACATAAACTTTAAAATATCTTGGATCAATTTTAGTAGTGAAGGATTAATGCTGGTAACTAgtcacaacagcaccacttatCATATAAATTTAACATCACACACAGACATATGCCACTGATCAGTGCCGTAACAAAAAACAAAGGCATATGCCACTCGCAGCCTCAAAATATATTTAGCCAAAAAACATATTATTAATTAAATCTTCTGTCCAATATAATGAGAATTCGACACATATCAAATGGACTTTGTTGTTAAATTCCAAAAATATCACACACCGTGActtgaggggggggggggggggggggaactgGACTTTCTTAATACTGCTCTCCTGCAGTACGTACAATAATGTTGCATTTAACATGTACATAGATAAGGAGTACATATGTATGATCTTGGTAAGAACATAATTCATTTCATTCGTACACTTGGTATCATCAAATTGATTCATTCAACATCCATATCATGAGATATTGATATTTTGAAAATATATAAATAGCTAATTAACAAATTCAATCCCGCTTCAAAATGAAGACTTATCCACCATTCCGAAGCATATATAATGCATACATGTTTTCCTCTGAATTTGTTTGGGACAAACAAAATAGTGAAACATTCAGCAGTTCCTTTTCTAGTAATTAAACTGATGTCAATGTATTACTTCCTAGAGTTCTGTAAATTAACCTGAGTTGATATTCGAGCGATGTGAGACGGTTCAAATAAATTACACAGCAGTGTACTCTAGCATGAGAAAGATCAGCAATACAAGCAACTCTAAGAAAATAGCTAAGAGTGTACTCACACAACATGAGGTTTAATTTCTCTGAAAGCGGCAGTTGTGTATACAGGCGCACTGTCACGGTGAAGAAGCTAAAGCGTGATCAAATACCACTCTCTCAAACTACCCACATGCTAATTTTGCAGATAATGGGCGAGATAAAATATAGTATTTGAACTCAACACCGTCATGCAACGAGTCACATATTATTATAGACTCACATTGCAATGGCAGATGGTGAAAAATCCATGTCCTCACATACAATATTAGACAAGATCCCAGCTATGTTTTAGTAGCTAATAAATATTAGAGCTAATGGATCCAAACAAAACCTTATTAGCTAGATTTATTCCTATCATCCTTTAATAAAAAAGACGTCAATCCGGGAAACAAAGACGATCATTGCACGCTGGTCTCTGTTTCCTCAATCCTCTTCATCACCGCGTTCGCTGCCGCTGACACCAGCTCGGCCAAATCACTGCAGATCGACAGAAATCGCCATATATAGCACACAATTAGTTATTAGTTTGCTCCAAGCTAGTTGCATCGTTATATTGCATGTGTGCATAATAACAAGTGATGAGTGGATTATTATTAGCTAGGTCAGGCCAGGCCGCCGTCAGGCAGGAAGTAATGTACCCTGTGGCGGGGTCGTAGGTGAGGCCGACGGTGTAGCTGGCCTCGCGGAGCGCGGCCCTGAAGCGCTCGACGTCGCGGGGGGCGAGGGCGCTGGACTCGACGACGGCCGGCGACAGGACCAGCCCGGAGGGCTTGACGCCGTAGAAGATGGGGACGATGACCTTGCGCGCCTCCACCAGCGAGGCGAGCTCGTGGAGGCAGAAGGCCGAGTCGAGGTAGCCCTCGGAGAAGATGGCCACTGCCACCTTGCACTGGCTGATGCCCTCGTCGATGCGCGCCACGAGCCGGTCGCCCGGGCGCAGGGACACGTTGTCCAGGAACGGCCGGACCCGGCCGCCGCTGAGCTGCAGCAGCCGGTCGTACAGCTGCCGCGCCAGCGTGTGCCGGGTGTCCGCCCCGCGGTGGTTGATGAACACGTCGTACGCCCGCCCTGGAGGCTGCGGCGCGTTGAGGCGCACCGCCGCCATGGACATGGACGAGGACGACCTGCCGGCCGTCACGGCCCTGTACAGCAGCCAGGACGCCATTGACGCGGAAGATCGGAGCTCGCTCGTTCCCGGCGGTTTTAGTTTTCCTTTGAGATTTCCGGAATTATTCGGGGGAGCTCAGACGACTCATGAAACTGAACCGACCAACGATCAATCGTCTATTCTCTTATAGCGGCAGACGTGTGGAAGCGCGCGCTCATTCGCGCGAAAATCTCTGCCCATCTGCCCGTCATAGTAAGCTGCTCGACACAAGAAATTTGTTACGCAGCCTGCTGTCCCGGCGCACGTGCTGATAGAAGTCCGGTTGTTCACATTTTTTTCCCAGAAACTTCAAAGTACAGGTGcctgaaaaagaaagggaaaagtcTAATTTAGACTCTTGAATTATTAAAAAAAATctaattttcaaccttcaactaaAAACCGGACAACAGACACCATCCAACTATCGAAACTGAGCAAATTTGGTCCTTCGGATGGTTTTGATGGTGGCTTTCCATTTtatgaaaattaaaaatattcaaatttaaattaaaaaatttatatgtaatttattttaaattaaaatACGAAATGGATATCAaaagttttctaaaaatataatctaTCTATTGGCAATATACTTATCAGTTATTCGGATTCAATTTTTTTATATTCATAGCATTTGGTTGCTTatagttatgcctattatttttaataaataagattcaaatagaaAAATAATAGATAcatttttttagaaaattttttgtactagtttcatatttttctgatttaaaatgaattagttttgagtttttagatctaattagattttttttaatttttttagaaaatacAAAACCACCTCAGAAACCACCCTAAGAGCCAAATTTACCTGGTTTTGACAGTTGAATGGCCTCTCCGGTTTtatagttgaaggttgaaaatcggaTTTTTGCGATTGTTGGAGGATGTAAACTAAACTTTTTCCAAAAGGAAATAAATGGTTCAGTAAAGAAGAAGACGTGATGAAGGTTTGTCGGTAGTTCTGTGATTACTGGATGTTGTAGGATGGAATGTAGTTTGTCTGTTCTGGATCAAAATAGAGCATCCTAGTATTTTTGTGATGGATTAAACAGATGAGGAAATAACACATGTACCCCTATTTAATGTCTTGTTTGGTTGTTATTTTGTTGATTTTATAGCCGGTTGGAAATAATTACTTTCCAAAATACCATAGGATGTCTTATATTCGGATACAAATTTTGAACTCTTTAATACCTTATATTTCAGGATGAAGGGAGTACTAATTAATTATTAACTATGCTAGAAATTGCAAGCAGGAGAGGAATATGGGGCTACATAGTAGTACGGGACATTTTCAATTTCAAGAACGGTTCCAGGAAAGCAAAGTTGATGTATATGTACCCTAGCAGCTATCTACGTCTGTTGTAGCAGCAAGAACAGAGCCCAAAAATTTAAACGATATTAAATCTGGCAGGAAGTTCAAAAGGTTGTTTAACGAATTCTCAGAGTCACGAACTTCACTAGGGAGTATCTCCTATAAAAGATGCAGTGGTATAACGATTAACGAGTCATGAACAGGAACAATCATTTTCAGAGAAAAGTGGAATGATTCTGAAGAGTGTACAGAATTGGAGGATACATACTAAGTTCCACTTTGAGAGAGTAAAGTAAAATCCGACCCCAACATGCATCACTACCAATACCAACAAATCCAAATGCATAATAGATCAGAACATTAACACCGACGCTGCTTCcagtagaaaagaaaaaaaaaataccaTCATTGCCAGGCACAAATGGGGAAGCTGCAAATTGTCTTAATGAGAATTGTGTACCGTCTTCCTCCAAGGAAATATCCTAGATGAGAACTCTAATCACACTGCAGAACATGACACACAAATAACCCATAGTTTTTTCAACTTTTTTCTCCAGCAATTGCGAACATGCAGAAGCTAATTAAAGCACAGTGGTAATTTGGCCAGACCAACGTATTGGTAACCACAAATACTGGATTCACCCAGGGTCCTACAACTTCATACCCAGCATTGAATGACAGTTGGACACAACACATACAGCTATAGACATATAGCACTGGTGAAAAGATGCCCCTCACAATTCACAAAGATTCAGAAGCTTTAGAACAGAAAAATACTAAAAGAGACATTAAAGATGCCTAACAATTCACAAATAGAATGCTCGGTGACTTTT is part of the Panicum hallii strain FIL2 chromosome 2, PHallii_v3.1, whole genome shotgun sequence genome and encodes:
- the LOC112883529 gene encoding uncharacterized protein LOC112883529 isoform X3 produces the protein MAKLRAAASNSGDLLLDALSEILLRLSAKELCRLRAVSPTWRSLTYDRAFIAAHRARHREPLLAFAHRDDNHVHNVDIVDLSGELVRRMPRPEDGVGVLGTRLDLVRVACRYRRMAFWVLNPATGAALALPDCHSEYMGNGPDERFVLSLWPCGEECIRPGLHHWRVQGTPHHPLLLWPQI
- the LOC112883529 gene encoding uncharacterized protein LOC112883529 isoform X2 — encoded protein: MAAMAKLRAAASNSGDLLLDALSEILLRLSAKELCRLRAVSPTWRSLTYDRAFIAAHRARHREPLLAFAHRDDNHVHNVDIVDLSGELVRRMPRPEDGVGVLGTRLDLVRVACRYRRMAFWVLNPATGAALALPDCHSEYMGNGPDERFVLSLWPCGEECIRPGLHHWRVQGTPHHPLLLWPQI
- the LOC112880776 gene encoding toll/interleukin-1 receptor-like protein; protein product: MASWLLYRAVTAGRSSSSMSMAAVRLNAPQPPGRAYDVFINHRGADTRHTLARQLYDRLLQLSGGRVRPFLDNVSLRPGDRLVARIDEGISQCKVAVAIFSEGYLDSAFCLHELASLVEARKVIVPIFYGVKPSGLVLSPAVVESSALAPRDVERFRAALREASYTVGLTYDPATGDLAELVSAAANAVMKRIEETETSVQ